The genome window taaaaaaaattcagaATCCTTCACATGAGTCTCagactcatcatcatcataatcatcatcgtcatcatcatcatcatcaccatcatcactgacagctgagTTCGGTAAAGCAGCTCCTCTACAACAGAACCTGCTCCTGCCGAGACTTcagtttaatgttgttttcattgtgctgccacctgctggtcagaCTCTGTCTGCACATCAGAAACCAGCTTCAGGTTTGTCTCAGTGGATGAAGGTTCTCCACATGTTCAACCTGAGGTGGAATATAACtacacatttactcaagtacttggATGAAGCACAAATTGAAAGTACTTGTACTGCAGTATTTTCTTGTCTTGCAATATTCATCCTCCCCTGCACTTCACCTCAGAGAGAAGTATTTTACTTTCTACTCCacttcatttacagtttttctcagatcagaatgaaaactCATAACTCCACAACATTTCGTCATTTGTTTCTCCTtcctgtgaagcagctgcacatgtttttggacatgtttcagctgctttcatacgactctctgctgttttaaacattaacGTCAGTCAAAATGAGCTGTCCTCATGGATGCTGAACAGTCATTAGAAAACTAATAGTCTTCATTTTATGGTTTGAGTCATTAAATACAAAACTGTTGAACTAGTTTTCAAATTCTGTGTCCAGACAGACGGGAACGTCTGGATGTGTCAGAATGATTTACGTTTGTTCAGTTACAATATGAGCTGTTATAATGTTCTCTTTGTGCTCGACCAAACAGTGTTTCTAATGTTTGTCCTCAATAAGTGATGCAGAGTATTTTTCTTCTGCTCGATGCTGCAGAATTACAAAGAACATCTACAGTAAACATGTGAAACGTCTTGTACTCACTGACTCCTCTAACTACAGCAACGTGTACCTgtactgttgtttttaatggttgTACAGGTAATGTACAGTGGTGTCTGAGTATTTTCAGGTGGCGTCACCGAGTTCTGACCTTACTGAGAATAAACtgtcagaatgaaaacatgacgAAGCCGTTTGACTCTCTTGTTTATGCACGATGGTGTCGAGACTTCTCATtttcaggaatcaggaatcatttattgtcatcacacaagtttccaagtgcaacgaaattctgttcagttacaacccgtcccagaggacacaaaagacagtacaaataattgacgTGGGAAGACAAGGACAGGAGAGCCACGAGGcaaccagcagggcggcgcctcgcttacttagatgaaaaacaaatgaaaacaggagggagaggagaaaaaaaagctaatctcAGACTGTGAccattggggggggggggggggggggggggggcacagtgtgggctggtaaaaaaaaaaaacagctcagcacaagcaacatttaagacatcataacaggactgtaacacctgcacatgtgggtgggggaaggaagtttTGGGGGGGGGTCACAGAACAGTCGCCcgggggagggctgcagcttTGATGACACTGGCAGCTTCATCGACATAAATACTCGCTTTTGAGGGATGAATTATCCATTTTTAGTGAGTGATGTGCTTTCGCAGGTTATCCACaaggttttgcagtttgcactgaCTGTTCAGAGAGTGATGAGAGAAAAGCACCAGCGACTGAGAAGAACTGTGAACTGACAGCTGTACTTACTGGTTATCAATCAGTCGTCAGCTGATTGGCAGATAATGAATGATCAGCTGTTATTTTAATGGTTGAAGTGATTTTTCCTGTGAAAACGTTCGATTCTTGAGAACAGATTCTTCAATGAGTTTTTCCTGCCTTGTACACAAAGTTTATTATCTTTAAATGTTGAAGAAGTCAACAGGACATGGCTCATTTATCatctttatttttagatttaaaagagagagagagagagagagagagagagacctaaACCCATTACAGAGAAATCCCATGAAAGCATCGCCGGGCTGAATATGGGGGGGTTTAAACCACATATAAGATCAGTAAAACTTGAACACACTTGTGTAAAACCACATAATTTAACAGCATGTCAGAAAAGACTTTGAGTGgcagaaagtgaagaaaagaaactgaatcTGATTCTGAGTCAAAATGTTGGGCTGAACTTTTTCCATCGATTGTTTgaatttaacagaaaatattgGTGAATATTGTTAGTTTTACTTCAATCACAGCGGCTGTAGTTTCGAGTGACTCAGTCAGATGCTGCTTATTCACATCTGGTCACaatctgacagcagatcagtCACAGAGACCAGTACTTCTGTACTTCTACTCATGtgggacttttacttgtaatggagtatttgttgtatttgttacGTCTTCATTGAGAAGAAGTTTGACATTAAACTAGTTCTCTTGTTGTTGCAGGTGTGTTCGGCCTGAAAGCATGATGTCACTCCGTCCCTCCCCCGTTATCCAATCAGAGACTCGTGATGTCACTCAACGCCATCAGGATCTGCACTCTTGACCCCGACACCTGCGGTCAGCCATCGCTGGAGGAAAGGAGAGGCTCCTGCAAGAGAGGGAATATTCTTTATTTCTATCTGCCACATCACTTCCCTCCTGATCCGCCTCCATTCAATGTCATCAATGGCAGCACAAATAACCAATAAAACAACGGGATTGATGAGTGACGGGCAGAGTAGCCAATCAAGACCTCACACAGGGAAGCTGTCTTTCTATAAATGATTCTATTTCCTGGTTAGAGAACAACTTTCTGAGCAAATCAAGTATTAAATTACGTCTATGCATGAACTCAGTATCAACCTTTCCTGCTCCACTGGTCCGGTCCAGCAGGTGGCGACAACACAACAGAAAGGAGCGTCAATAACAAGATGCCTGTTAGCCGTAATCAGTCTCGATTTATATCTTATGTGCTTTTTACTGCGCAGCAATTAgtttaaaatgtgctgtttgaaTAAAGGCAtgttcattaatattattataattataagTGCACGTGTTTAGCGTGTGGCGTCGTTGTCCCGTACGTCTCTGTGTTGTTTGAGCAGTAACGTaaacactgttgtgttttcttgtatgTGGTCACATGTTCTTGTGTTGGATGTGTTTTCATCGGTGCTGACGTGAACGTCCAGCAGCCGCTCTCACCTCCAGCCGGTTGTTTCTGTCGAGCTTTTCGCTGCTGGTCCTGACTTCTCTCCCTCCCCGCCGCTGAGATTGACAGTGCCGCCATTTTACAAACGCTGATTCTGTCCTTGCTGCCTCCGGCTCCGCTGCCGGTGCTCCTGACTGGCCggtcactgctgctgatgacCCTCCCGCCCGTGCTATTGGTCCTCCCTGacccagaggagctgctgatccTCCCTCCAGCTCGGGTGCTGATTCTGTCGCTGCCACCTGCGCTGCTGATCTTAGAGCCGCTTCCTGGGCTACTGATGCAGTTCCCGCCAGCCGCTGAGCTGCTCAGCCAGCCACTACTACCCATGTTGACAATCATCCTACCCCCGGGGGTCGAGCTTTTTTGGCTACTGATTGTCCCCCCTCCACTCGATCGCCCTGCACTCCCCACGCTGCTCCTCCGTGCATTAGCTGAGCTGTAAACAGGCTTCCATTCGCCGCTTATCCTGAGGCTCCCTGATGAGCTGCTCAGCCTGCCACCACTACCTGAGCTGCTTAACTGACCCCCACTACCGACGCTGCTGCTACGTTTAACAACACTGCTTGAGCTGAGCTTGCCAGCGCTACCAGCGCTACCGAGTCTTGATCCACTACTTTTGTGGCTACTTGTTGGACTCATTGTTTGTTTATGATTGGCACTGACACTGACCCTGTCTGCACTACTGGCACTACTCAAGCGTCCACTGCTCCCACCATAAACTCTCCACTCTCCACTCCCTGAACTACCAAGCCTCCCTGCTCCCAGTGATCCTGATGGGCTTGTTGGTTGTTGCACCACCTCTGATGGGATTTCTTCCCTTTCCACATTAGGTAAGCTGCTGCTGCGAGCACAGCTGCTCATACGTCCTGTACTCCCACCATAGACCCTCCACTCTCCACTCCCTCTGCTGCCAAACTTCCTTTTTTCTGGCAGGCATGTTGAAGGGGGCATGGCCTCTGATGGGCTCTCTTCACTCCTTGTCCTGGATAAGTTGCTCTTCTGCCCAAGACTGCCGCTAAGAACCATTGACTCTCCATTGCCTCTACTCCCTGTTTCTGTTGCAGGGTTTGTGGCCCCTGATTGGCCTTCTTCTTTCCCTTCGCTGGGCAAGCTAGTGCTACCATCCAAACTGTTCTTACATCCAATACTTCCACCATAAACAATCCACTCCccacttcctccactgctgaACCTCCTTGTTTCTTTCTGACTTGTGGCCCCTGATGGGGTTCCTTTGTTTCCTGTGTTAGGCCCCTGGTGGGGTTCCTTTGCTTCCGGACTGCCCCCATGAACTATCCGCTCTCTGCTGTCATGCCTAAATTTCACGTTTGTCCCGGCTGGAGCGGCAGCTTCTGCTGTACCGCTGACTGTACCTTGTGAATTACTAGCCACACCACTAAAGGTAGTCCCTTTACTGGCAGGGACATTAACAGAGCTAGCTGATTTAACACACTCATTCAACACCCTTTTGCTGTGACCTTTCTCGTTGGCAGCCTGACAATCGCTGTTTTTCTGTCCCCTCGCTTCACTCTCCATACTGGAAATCTCTTCTGAGCCATACTTGTCTCCTGGACTGTCACTCAGCTTCTGGGCGTCCTTGTTATCTGCAGTGCTACCTGTAACTTTGTCCTGGCCTACAGAACTAagttgtttctctttgtctgctaCTAATTGATCTGTCATGCTCATTAATACTTCTGCCTTAACTGCCACACCAGAATCTGTTAGACATGTAGACTTTGGTGACTCTGCGGTACTCAACAGTTCTTCTTGACCTGCTAAATTGACCGTCTCATTGTCCAGCTCAGTCAGATCCACCTTCATCTCATTGTTAGCATGGAAACTGTtgacttctttctctttgtttactTGTAATTCTACTTTCTTCAAAATCTCCGTACTTGCAGTTTTACTCTCAAGGCTGTCATCTTGAGTTCTGGTCACAGTTTgaatgtttgtctctgttttattaGCCTGTAAAGCAGCCTCTGTGGTATAATGTTTGGAAGTAAAGGTTTCTGTTTTTGACTGAACAGCAGCACTCTTGGCTGATTGTGTGTCAGGAACCAATGAGCTCATTCCAGGAGCAGTTTTACTCTCAGGGTTGTAGTTTCTGTCTTGGCTGTCAGACCCTGTATCTGCATCCAGAATGACTTTGTGCTGTTCGGTATTGGATGCATAGGACACTGCCAAACTCTGATCCAAACTGAGGACATGTGAGGCaccgtcttcttcttccttttcttccttcttttcttgtttttctatgTCCTTGACATCCATCAGGGCTAAGTCACCAAGGACCTTACGCTGAGCGTCCTCAGACCTAAGAATGTGAGATCCAGAGACAGATGATGCTGTACTGCCAACTTCCCCTGCATCCCCAACACCTTCTGTGGGAGTCTCCAGACTCAAAGACATAATCTGTGCAGGATCCTGGTTCTTAGCCTGGATGGAGCCCTCAGTACAATTCATTTGAGATGAAGTGAcggtttctgtctctgtctctacctCTGCAGAAGTTGGTTTGCTGGGATCAGCTGTGGTTGTATGTGTTATCACATGTGATCCTTGCTGTACTTCCTGTTCTGCACAGAGAATTGTTTTGGTCATcactgtttgaatgtttgtctctgttttattaGCCTGTAAAGCAGCCTCTGTGGTATTATGTTTGGAAGTAAAGGTTTCTGTTTTTGACTGAACAGCAGCACTTCTGGCTGATTGTGTGTCAGGAACCAATGAGTTCATTCCAGGAGTGGTTTTACTCTCAGGGTCGCAATTGCTGCCGTGGTTAGCAGATGAAGCAGTTGTAATGCCAGACCCTGTATCTGCATCCAGAATGACTTTGTTGCGTTCGGTATTGGATGCATAGGACACTTCCAAACTCTGATCCAAACTGAGGACATGTGAGGCACCGTCtacttcttccttttctttcttcttttcttgtttttctatgTCCTTGTCTTCCATCAGGGCTAAGTCACCAAGGACCTTCCGGTGAGCGTCCTCAGACCTAAGAATGTCAGATCCAGAGACAGATGATGCTGTACTGCCAACTTCCCCTGCATCCCCAACACCTTCTGTGGGAGTCTCCAGACTCAAAGACATAATCTGTGCAGGATCCTGGTTCTTAGCCTGGATGGAGCCCTCAGTACAATTCATTTGAGATGAAGTGAcggtttctgtctctgtctttacCTCTGAAGAGGTTGGTTTGCTGGGATCAGTTGTGGTTGTATGTGTTATCACATGTGATCCTTGCTGTACTTCCTGTTCTGCACAGAGAATTGTTTTGGTCATcactgtttgaatgtttgtctctgttttattaGCCATAGTTTCTGACGTAGTTTGTTCGGAAGTGAATGTTTCTGGTTTTGCCTGAAGAGCAGCACCCTTGGCTGATTGTGTGTCAGGAAACAACATGGTGGTTCCTTGTGAAGTAATCGTCTCCAATGTAGAAGCTTTGACAAGATCTCCTGTGTCTAAACCTTTGCTAATCTGAGTACTAAAAGTCAACGAGTGCTGCAGGTCTTCACTGTAGACTTTATCTTCAGGGCTGCTGCTGATCGTTGTGGTGATGGTCATGGATTCAATCCCGGACCTTTCAGGAAGAGCTCCTGTTCTCTGGTTTTCAGACTTGTGAAACGAGCCTGTGAGATCTGAAGTGTTAATCAACGTTAATAGTGAGTTCTTTGGGTGTTTGCTGTGGACTCCAATTGGCTGGACTGTGGTCACCGTTCCAGAGACTGGGGCAACTGAAGGTGTTTGTCCAACAGTATGAATGTGGTCTCTAGAGACAGCCTGAGCTTCCATCATTCTGAGGTTTCCTCCCTGaacattgattgttttgtttgctgagaTGTTTCTCCTGAAGGCAGAGGGGCTGGTCGTTACACAGAATGATGTGACGTTAACCGCAGAGTTTTGGTGAAGACTTGAGACGCTGTGATCAAAAGGACATATAAAGACAAGACAGACGGAAAGAACAGAGCAAAAATTATTGTTCGAGTCACAACAGCACAACACTGTGGGTTCCGGGTCCTGTGGCAtctcaaaaatgtgtctgttaTAAGAGAAAAGGTTTGTGTTATAACCGTTCCCCTGATACTTTCATCACCAAACAGGGCGCAGCTCCTGAAAGTGTTAGGGTTGTATTTTCTACAAATTAACGACTAATGGAAACATTCTCATCGACTATGGTTTAATTGACTATTAAGGTGCATTACTCACAATGTGAGACTCAAAAATGAAGGATTGATAAAGTattatttatcttatcttgttgCCAGCGCTACCAGCGCTACCGAGTCTTGATCCACTACTTTTGTGGCTACTTGTTGGACTCAGCGTTTGTTTATGATTGGCACTGACACTGACCCTGTCTGCACTACTGGTACTACTCAAGCGTCCACTGCTCCCACCATAAACTCTCCACTCTCCACTCCCTGAACTACCAAGCCTCCCTGCTCCCAGTGATCCTGATGGGCTCGTTGGTTGTTGCACCACCTCTGATGGGATTTCTTCCCTTTCCACATTAGGTAAGCTGCTGCTGCGAGCACTGCTGCTCATACGTTTTGAGTATCTTGTATCTTGTTTACTTCTAGACTGAAAAGACTCCCTTGCGTTACCTCGACACAGAGGTAACATCTTCGCTGTGATGGTTTATACAATGGCACAGAAAAACTGATTACAGTTGGTGCTCGTTAAGAGCTGTAATAAACACTCCGTGACTTAATAAAATGACAATTAACAgtacagacacaaagaaaaacagcacaatgatATCAACATACAATATCAATATGTTAAAACTATTGTGATATTTGCTTTCTTTATGTTTGTTGATCATTTGATAGTTAAGAATAATATTTCTAGTATCTTTGTCCTGTTAGGTTGGTCGATGTTTTACACTTATATACACTACATACCCTGCTTGGCTTATGGAAAAGGAGTTAGATGTGATGTTATGTCTGATATGGAGACATGATTTGTACTAAACGAGCTCAAATATGTTGGGTCAGGTGTGCAAGATtcagtggcatctagtggtgagattGTAGATTGCAACCCACTGAACACCCCTCATCTCACCCTCCCTTACAGCGGCCTCtaataacatgaaaaatgtggCAGCCCCTCTCTGGAGGTGGTGTTAGcttgtccattctgggctactgtagaaacgtGGCGGTGCcacatggtggactctgtggaagaggagctgctcacGCTGTAGATAAAAAaactcattctaaggtaatgaaatCACAACAGTTCTTGTTTTCAGCCTTTCAGCTGCCGTATTGAGGCGGGTGATGTCAGACAATGAAAAGATTTTATATGTTAGATTTCCATTCTCATCATCTCGTACCTCTGTGAGCGCAGTCCGTCCAGCAGCCTCCTGTAGTCTTGTATCTCGGTTTCCAGTCTGGTCTTGACATCCAGCAGGCTCTGATGGTCTGCAGCCTGCTGACCTACAGCCTGCAGCACCGAGTCCAGGTCTCTGCATAGACcgtctgctctctgctgcaggacctCCAGCTGCTGGACGAAGGACTCGTTCTGCTCCTGACCAGAAGCTTCCAACACCACATTctacagacagacggacagatcTGCTAACTCATATGTATTTGACACATGAAACTCTAAAACTAAGGTGAGTACAGaactgctaatgttagcctaaACTCTGTTAGCATCCAGGACCAGCACAGTGGACGTGCTACTGttaatgtttgaaatgtaaCCTGTTAGCTAATCACTAGCTAATCACTAGCTAATCAATCGCTAACACTCCACCTCGGCTCACCAGAGCCTGCAGTTGCGTCAGCTCTTCTTCCAGACTCGCTGCCCTTCTCCTCAGTTCGTCCCACTCGGCCtggatgacctctgaccctggCTCGTAGGTCACCTCAGGAGAACTCAACACGGGTACCTGAACACGACACATGATGGTGATGATCAGGTGTTGTTTGTACACATTATAAATCCACTCAAACAGAGAACTGATCATTTTCATGGattgtttatttcaaaataaaagcatgctgTAGATGTTTGTCCACCTGGGTGTTGAACCAGCACTCGTTCTGGTTCTTATCTAAGGGCATCACACTCGTCTGTCTCAGCTGCTGGATCAGGTCTAATGACTCGGTAGGCTGCATCTCCACGGAGACGCCCCCTGATACATGAGCCAAGAGACCCTGCATGTCCTGGACAGGTAAACAAGAGTCATGACATAGGTGCAGCGCTTTCATCGGAATGAtccaggtgtgttttttttttattgttttacctGTTGGTGTTGCGtctgcagctccatcagttgTTGTGTTTGATCATTCAGCCGACACTGGAGCTCCGGCAGTCTGTggacctgcagctcctcctccagcagcctcaGTTTGCTGAGATCCCCCTCCAAGCAAACACGACGCTCACACTCCTTATCACACCTGTTCACACAGCAGGGGATGATGGGATACGTCTACATGTGGTCTATGTGCGTATGTCCTGCTGTGTTGAAGGTGTGTGGATTCACCTGAACTTGAGATTGAAGATGGTGAGCTCTGCattgagcagctgcagcttcacctgaGCCTGGGCCGAGAGACATTCACTGATCTGTCAgtaagagagtgagaggaaagctttacaagcagcagcagtactgttAGCAGTCATAGGTGAGGACTTGGACTCGGACTGGAGGCAGATTTGAGTCTTGAATCAAAGA of Chelmon rostratus isolate fCheRos1 chromosome 17, fCheRos1.pri, whole genome shotgun sequence contains these proteins:
- the LOC121620690 gene encoding mucin-19-like, with product MTPWQLLRASRANQAALGHRILHGAGGSVHYSTAAAAAPDNSRSFCLSREKVTMQQLNCRLASYLQQVQCLEAANQKLQCQIQKELDRKCPRELRELDGHLRTVSLLQDQISECLSAQAQVKLQLLNAELTIFNLKFRCDKECERRVCLEGDLSKLRLLEEELQVHRLPELQCRLNDQTQQLMELQTQHQQDMQGLLAHVSGGVSVEMQPTESLDLIQQLRQTSVMPLDKNQNECWFNTQVPVLSSPEVTYEPGSEVIQAEWDELRRRAASLEEELTQLQALNVVLEASGQEQNESFVQQLEVLQQRADGLCRDLDSVLQAVGQQAADHQSLLDVKTRLETEIQDYRRLLDGLRSQSVSSLHQNSAVNVTSFCVTTSPSAFRRNISANKTINVQGGNLRMMEAQAVSRDHIHTVGQTPSVAPVSGTVTTVQPIGVHSKHPKNSLLTLINTSDLTGSFHKSENQRTGALPERSGIESMTITTTISSSPEDKVYSEDLQHSLTFSTQISKGLDTGDLVKASTLETITSQGTTMLFPDTQSAKGAALQAKPETFTSEQTTSETMANKTETNIQTVMTKTILCAEQEVQQGSHVITHTTTTDPSKPTSSEVKTETETVTSSQMNCTEGSIQAKNQDPAQIMSLSLETPTEGVGDAGEVGSTASSVSGSDILRSEDAHRKVLGDLALMEDKDIEKQEKKKEKEEVDGASHVLSLDQSLEVSYASNTERNKVILDADTGSGITTASSANHGSNCDPESKTTPGMNSLVPDTQSARSAAVQSKTETFTSKHNTTEAALQANKTETNIQTVMTKTILCAEQEVQQGSHVITHTTTADPSKPTSAEVETETETVTSSQMNCTEGSIQAKNQDPAQIMSLSLETPTEGVGDAGEVGSTASSVSGSHILRSEDAQRKVLGDLALMDVKDIEKQEKKEEKEEEDGASHVLSLDQSLAVSYASNTEQHKVILDADTGSDSQDRNYNPESKTAPGMSSLVPDTQSAKSAAVQSKTETFTSKHYTTEAALQANKTETNIQTVTRTQDDSLESKTASTEILKKVELQVNKEKEVNSFHANNEMKVDLTELDNETVNLAGQEELLSTAESPKSTCLTDSGVAVKAEVLMSMTDQLVADKEKQLSSVGQDKVTGSTADNKDAQKLSDSPGDKYGSEEISSMESEARGQKNSDCQAANEKGHSKRVLNECVKSASSVNVPASKGTTFSGVASNSQGTVSGTAEAAAPAGTNVKFRHDSRERIVHGGSPEAKEPHQGPNTGNKGTPSGATSQKETRRFSSGGSGEWIVYGGSIGCKNSLDGSTSLPSEGKEEGQSGATNPATETGSRGNGESMVLSGSLGQKSNLSRTRSEESPSEAMPPSTCLPEKRKFGSRGSGEWRVYGGSTGRMSSCARSSSLPNVEREEIPSEVVQQPTSPSGSLGAGRLGSSGSGEWRVYGGSSGRLSSASSADRVSVSANHKQTMSPTSSHKSSGSRLGSAGSAGKLSSSSVVKRSSSVGSGGQLSSSGSGGRLSSSSGSLRISGEWKPVYSSANARRSSVGSAGRSSGGGTISSQKSSTPGGRMIVNMGSSGWLSSSAAGGNCISSPGSGSKISSAGGSDRISTRAGGRISSSSGSGRTNSTGGRVISSSDRPVRSTGSGAGGSKDRISVCKMAALSISAAGRERSQDQQRKARQKQPAGGASPFLQRWLTAGVGVKSADPDGVE